A genomic region of Ignavibacteria bacterium contains the following coding sequences:
- a CDS encoding T9SS type A sorting domain-containing protein produces the protein MNKIKFMIVILFFNSLVFAQYLRKPTGEVFGVFTNKLKVGNIFVYRDFYWRLYERLELYDTILINNKVYYKSKYQNFNGAPTYNRFFTINDDGYYISYDSTRNQATGEIFIYYKKNAKVGDFWVQKHMSITWKKYYHIVLDTNYTWVFWGEYLPTKKIKVTDSILTENYEYWSEDFGLVKYTWTDDPWSGGVAFLWGCVLNDSVYGDTSFTVSVEDKPDMNISDFELYQNYPNPFNAVTTIRYKINKRGFVRLTVYDALGNEIIKLVNQEMSPGTYWVDFDSERLTGRSALPSGVYFYELSVNNRKTTKKMILIK, from the coding sequence ATGAATAAAATAAAATTTATGATTGTAATTCTCTTTTTTAATTCCCTGGTTTTCGCACAATATCTCAGAAAACCAACAGGGGAAGTTTTTGGAGTTTTTACAAATAAATTGAAAGTTGGAAATATATTCGTTTATAGAGATTTTTATTGGAGATTATATGAAAGATTAGAATTATATGATACTATTTTAATAAATAATAAAGTTTATTACAAATCTAAATATCAAAATTTTAATGGGGCACCTACTTATAACAGATTTTTTACAATTAATGATGATGGTTACTATATATCATATGATAGCACAAGAAATCAAGCTACAGGTGAAATTTTTATATATTATAAGAAAAATGCAAAAGTAGGAGATTTTTGGGTTCAGAAACATATGTCGATTACTTGGAAAAAATACTATCATATTGTTTTAGATACTAATTATACTTGGGTATTTTGGGGCGAATATTTGCCTACAAAGAAAATAAAAGTAACAGATAGTATTCTAACGGAAAACTATGAGTATTGGTCGGAAGATTTTGGTTTAGTTAAATATACTTGGACAGATGACCCTTGGAGTGGCGGTGTTGCATTTTTATGGGGTTGTGTATTAAATGATTCTGTATATGGAGATACATCTTTTACTGTTTCCGTTGAAGATAAACCAGATATGAACATCAGTGATTTCGAATTATATCAAAATTACCCAAATCCATTTAATGCAGTTACAACGATTAGATACAAGATTAATAAAAGAGGATTTGTAAGATTAACCGTCTATGATGCACTTGGAAATGAAATAATTAAACTTGTAAATCAAGAAATGTCACCCGGAACTTACTGGGTAGATTTTGATTCAGAAAGATTAACTGGAAGATCAGCTTTACCAAGTGGTGTGTATTTTTATGAGTTGAGCGTAAATAATAGAAAGACCACTAAAAAAATGATATTAATAAAATAA